From a single Solanum dulcamara chromosome 4, daSolDulc1.2, whole genome shotgun sequence genomic region:
- the LOC129884620 gene encoding uncharacterized protein LOC129884620 isoform X1, with product MHMVCLVASFILEHQQQHNNIARAPRIGSGEDRRSISEDSLRRYVFYASENCIQELLSASDSKSYNDGWKILGVDNGVEISKRRSGSLHTFRSRWLLKSVSPQQFITVANAIDAARQWDGDLVEARYIKDLEDNLSIIRLRFGENSKPLFRNREFIVYERRETMDDGTLVVAVASLPKEIAAGLHPKQNNAIRGLLLQSGWVVEKIDHDSCMVTYVVQLDPAGWLPKCFVNRLNTKLVMIIDNLKKQVLSSPTNSDDST from the exons ATGCACATGGTATGTTTGGTAGCCTCTTTTATATtagaacatcaacaacaacataacaaCATAGCTAGAGCACCACGAATTGGTTCCGGTGAGGATAGAAG GTCAATTAGTGAGGATTCATTGAGAAGATATGTGTTCTATGCAAGTGAAAATTGCATCCAAGAATTGTTATCAGCTTCAGATTCAAAAAGTTATAACGATGGCTGGAAAATACTAGGCGTAGATAACGGCGTCGAGATATCTAAACGCCGTTCAggttcacttcacacttttcgTAGCCGTTGGTTGCTTAAATCTGTCTCTCCTCAACAATTCATCACTGTAGCTAACGCCATCGATGCTGCACGG CAATGGGATGGGGACCTAGTAGAAGCAAGATATATAAAGGATTTGGAAGATAATTTGAGTATTATACGCCTTAGATTTGGGGAAAACTCAAAGCCACTCTTCAGAAACAGAGAATTTATTGTCTATGAACGTCGTGAAACTATGGATGATGGTACCCTG GTAGTAGCAGTAGCTTCTCTTCCAAAAGAGATAGCAGCAGGTTTGCACCCAAAGCAAAACAATGCAATACGAGGTCTACTGTTGCAATCTGGATGGGTTGTTGAGAAAATTGACCATGATTCTTGCATGGTCACTTACGTTGTTCAG TTGGATCCAGCAGGATGGTTACCAAAATGCTTCGTGAATCGTTTGAACACAAAGTTGGTCATGATCATTGACAACCTTAAAAAGCAAGTGCTCTCTAGCCCTACCAATAGTGATGATAGTACTTGA
- the LOC129884620 gene encoding uncharacterized protein LOC129884620 isoform X2, giving the protein MSNLTSSPAPCSRSWSISEDSLRRYVFYASENCIQELLSASDSKSYNDGWKILGVDNGVEISKRRSGSLHTFRSRWLLKSVSPQQFITVANAIDAARQWDGDLVEARYIKDLEDNLSIIRLRFGENSKPLFRNREFIVYERRETMDDGTLVVAVASLPKEIAAGLHPKQNNAIRGLLLQSGWVVEKIDHDSCMVTYVVQLDPAGWLPKCFVNRLNTKLVMIIDNLKKQVLSSPTNSDDST; this is encoded by the exons ATGAGTAATCTTACTTCTAGTCCTGCACCTTGTAGTAGATCATG GTCAATTAGTGAGGATTCATTGAGAAGATATGTGTTCTATGCAAGTGAAAATTGCATCCAAGAATTGTTATCAGCTTCAGATTCAAAAAGTTATAACGATGGCTGGAAAATACTAGGCGTAGATAACGGCGTCGAGATATCTAAACGCCGTTCAggttcacttcacacttttcgTAGCCGTTGGTTGCTTAAATCTGTCTCTCCTCAACAATTCATCACTGTAGCTAACGCCATCGATGCTGCACGG CAATGGGATGGGGACCTAGTAGAAGCAAGATATATAAAGGATTTGGAAGATAATTTGAGTATTATACGCCTTAGATTTGGGGAAAACTCAAAGCCACTCTTCAGAAACAGAGAATTTATTGTCTATGAACGTCGTGAAACTATGGATGATGGTACCCTG GTAGTAGCAGTAGCTTCTCTTCCAAAAGAGATAGCAGCAGGTTTGCACCCAAAGCAAAACAATGCAATACGAGGTCTACTGTTGCAATCTGGATGGGTTGTTGAGAAAATTGACCATGATTCTTGCATGGTCACTTACGTTGTTCAG TTGGATCCAGCAGGATGGTTACCAAAATGCTTCGTGAATCGTTTGAACACAAAGTTGGTCATGATCATTGACAACCTTAAAAAGCAAGTGCTCTCTAGCCCTACCAATAGTGATGATAGTACTTGA